The following DNA comes from Candidatus Sysuiplasma acidicola.
CCACTTCTCCCGGGCTTCCGAATTTTCCGGATTGAGCTCAAGCGATTTCGACAGAGCCTCCTTCGATGCCTTCAGATTCCCTTCTTCAAGGTGCATTTTCCCAAGCTCAAACCATGCCTTGTCATGTGTGCCGTCCAGTCTGACCGCTTCTTCAAATGCCTTCTTTGCCTCTGAAGCGAGTCTCTGTTTGTGGAGTACAAGTCCGAAGTAGAACCAGCCGGCAGCATTATCGGGTTCCTTTTTTGTAAACTCGTTGAGCGACATGGTTGCGGACGAGTATCTTTCTAGGTTGTATTCGCATACCCCTCTGCCAAGCAGGGCATCCGTTCTGCCCTGCTCAAGTTTGGATGACTTGTTGTATGAGTCCAGAGCTTCGGTGTATCGTCCGGCCTTCAGCAGACAGTCTCCCCTGTTCTTGTAGATGCTCGCATTGCATATGCCTGCCGCAAGTGCGCCGTTGAAAATTTCAAGTGCCTGTGCGTGTCCCCCGTCAATCATCAGCAGATTCCCCTTCAGTTCAAGCGCCACAGGATCTTTCGGATTGAGTTCTAGCGCTATGTCTATCGAGCGTTCCGCTTCGTTGTACCGCTGCATGGACATGAGTATCTTTGCCCGCATATCCACATTGGCCGAAGAGCCTGGATCAGCCTGCATGGCTCTGTCCGCGTATTCCAGCGCATCGCTGTACCTCTTCATCTCGCTGTAAATAGCAGCGACCATTCCGAGTACGACGGGCGCATCACTCTTGCCCTTCAGGAAGTCAAGGAGCATTTTCAGCTCTTCGGCGTATCTCCCCTGCCTGTGAAGAACAGACGCCTTTCCCGTGACGCTTTGTTCGTCCTTTCCAAATTCTTCCATTGCCTTCTGGAATGTATCCAGCGCTTCTACATGCCTTCCGCTGCTTTCGAGCATATGCCCCTTTTCAAGAAGGAGTTCCCTGCTAGCTCCCTTTCCGCCCAGCATCATGTCTATGGTCTTCACAACAGAGCTGGCATCGTTTCTGGCTGCATACGCTGTCTTCAGCGCGCCGAGCATCTCCATATCCCTCTTTTCAGCTGCGCAGGATTCCAGTGACTTTATGCCCTCATCATAATTCTTCAGCGCAATCATTGACAGACCGCGCATCTTCCATGCCGTGAAATTCTCTCTGTCCTTTTTGATGATACTTTCGGACATGCCTATACAGTTCTGATATTGCTCAGCGCTGTAGTAGAAGGCGGCACATTCTTCGCGGGCGCTTATCGAATCGCCGAACATTCTCTCTATCAGCTGTATCTCGGAAGCAGCCTCTTCAGTCCTTCCCATCGACTGCAGAAGTCTCGCCTTGCTGATGTAAACACGCTCGTCCGTCGAGCCGAAGCCAATCGCCCTGTTGTAGTGCTGTAGCCCGTCCTCTTTCCTGCTCTGCATGATCAGTGCTTCAGCAACCTTTATCTCTGCTAGTTTTGCCGGGTAGCCCAGAACCATGGATTTTTGAGCTGCCTCAATCGCACCGTCTGATCTTCCAATCTTGAGCAGAACCTCCGACTGAAGGTATCTCCCTTCCGGTGTTTCCCTGTTAGAAAGCGATTTTTCAATCGCTTTGAGTGAACCCTCTCCGTCGCCGCTCTCCAGTCTGATCTTTGCCAGCCTGTATATCAGTCCGTACGGGACGTGCAATCCGCTCTCCACTGCGTTTGAAAGAACTTCTTCCTCTTTCCGGATGTAGCCATGCCGTGCATAAAATGAACTGAGCAGTTCCAGTGCCTCCGGAGAGCCGTCTGCGTCGTACATCTGCCTGTAACATTTTTCACTCTGCTTCAATCTGCCGAGTTTTTCAAGCGCTGTTGCTCTGTCGTTGAGTATATGCCTCTCTCTGACACCCATTGAAATCAGCGTCTGCGAAGCGCCGAGAGCGAGTTTGTCGTCTCCTTCTGCCTTTGCCACTTCCAGCAGCGTGGACACCGCGTTCCTTCCTCCTTTGTTCAGGACTCTGTGCCCATATGCGCCGATGGCCTCTTTGCCCATGTTGCGGAAGAACATCGCCTGCATTTTTGTGCTCAGAGCCTCATCATCGTTCATATTCGTCGAGAGTATGCTGTCGGCAATCTTTTCCGCCTCATCCATCCTTCCGGTTTCCCTCAGCGACTTCATTCTCGTCAGTGCAAATCTGTCATGCTTCTGGAAGTGTCCGTCCAGATATGACAGTGCCTCATCGTATTTTGAAAGGGCCATGAGAGCGCCCACCCTCATCTCCATTATTTCAGATGCGGGTTTGCCGTAGTGTTCAGCGATTTCAGTGGAATGTAATGTGAAATTATTGCAGTCTCTGCTGCCTGCAAGCATAGTCAGCCCATTTATT
Coding sequences within:
- a CDS encoding tetratricopeptide repeat protein; amino-acid sequence: MPCKLTIVRQIRVRDGMMRSDEKYYAAIESISVLERYTAKAGHSLPGHRMCGKLYSCLGATRGFVDETRLYDFARRLAQRSTNAGEAEYAVKFIRIIPEEHLTAGDREILVDALISLGRLEESGQMLNDEHWKDSPASYHRLLGKLRNAEGDEQGAKEAFRNAVRAEGDDSGAIEALLALSKTPSEEVEFLRLKADSLLHRGEAVEALKIYRKLMRFNRESPGILKSAGVAYADLKRPVKAEKLLLRSIEKRNDIETGIALGLVETQLGKYSEAYLHLSSAVEQGAGGFDLLAAFCRTCLMTGREERAVEVLESMKNQNGVEPDTALKTINGLTMLAGSRDCNNFTLHSTEIAEHYGKPASEIMEMRVGALMALSKYDEALSYLDGHFQKHDRFALTRMKSLRETGRMDEAEKIADSILSTNMNDDEALSTKMQAMFFRNMGKEAIGAYGHRVLNKGGRNAVSTLLEVAKAEGDDKLALGASQTLISMGVRERHILNDRATALEKLGRLKQSEKCYRQMYDADGSPEALELLSSFYARHGYIRKEEEVLSNAVESGLHVPYGLIYRLAKIRLESGDGEGSLKAIEKSLSNRETPEGRYLQSEVLLKIGRSDGAIEAAQKSMVLGYPAKLAEIKVAEALIMQSRKEDGLQHYNRAIGFGSTDERVYISKARLLQSMGRTEEAASEIQLIERMFGDSISAREECAAFYYSAEQYQNCIGMSESIIKKDRENFTAWKMRGLSMIALKNYDEGIKSLESCAAEKRDMEMLGALKTAYAARNDASSVVKTIDMMLGGKGASRELLLEKGHMLESSGRHVEALDTFQKAMEEFGKDEQSVTGKASVLHRQGRYAEELKMLLDFLKGKSDAPVVLGMVAAIYSEMKRYSDALEYADRAMQADPGSSANVDMRAKILMSMQRYNEAERSIDIALELNPKDPVALELKGNLLMIDGGHAQALEIFNGALAAGICNASIYKNRGDCLLKAGRYTEALDSYNKSSKLEQGRTDALLGRGVCEYNLERYSSATMSLNEFTKKEPDNAAGWFYFGLVLHKQRLASEAKKAFEEAVRLDGTHDKAWFELGKMHLEEGNLKASKEALSKSLELNPENSEAREKWDLCVAAERRVKAEDNARALMKLEYEIGRVPTREEAFSVCKIPMDGIDEAFEAIQEPTSLTVPMAGDAGWESLEERSAAVMQKCFRNDAGVSSGIRLCDIAVGFPSYTIDECKQILEYIRKVQQMGLLEGVEDARFEKLMKKATRLKGEDRTLVGIVTNLGVGIYTARLILGSLAAMGKTGYRTDYVSVSPPAVESTEQEYDPYEARRELMEQYYGGSGGSGESLPEPEDEKCLYHGREAMGECSACRTNVCDDCLSGTGGFCPNCGVILAGEESESSDAAL